One Scylla paramamosain isolate STU-SP2022 chromosome 6, ASM3559412v1, whole genome shotgun sequence DNA segment encodes these proteins:
- the LOC135101044 gene encoding uncharacterized protein LOC135101044, which yields MSESKNEGCWQPVLDHAACDACIILSFMQGRWNVLNKECSVSIWNRRVIAGATISGEPAIPSRLTHAQAATRARKKNGSRQYTRRIHLPTTTYNRFSILTEQIDEPEETRLVGDSIVRGQLVEFCGRVPSRRRRYCLPGASLGDITAAIEDTTKDATTNTLYVIHAGTNDVQRSRSEELMAKYKEMIPKYKTKSNNIIISGILPRINANIKKRAGAFYDDSYTSLGVPI from the exons ATGAGCGAGTCCAAGAACGAGGGGTGCTGGCAACCTGTCCTGGATCACGCTGCTTGTGACGCCTGCATCATCCTGTCATTCATGCAAGGAAGGTGGAATGTATTAAATAAGGAGTGTAGTGTGAGCATTTGGAATAGGAGAGTTATTGCGGG CGCCACCATCAGCGGAGAGCCAGCCATTCCTTCACGCCTCACCCACGCGCAGGCGGCCACAAGGGCCCGCAAGAA GAATGGATCAAGACAATACACGCGCCGCATTCACCTCCCCACCACGACATATAATCGTTTTTCTATCCTGACTGAACAGATAGATGAACCGGAAGAGACCAGGCTTGTGGGAGACTCGATCGTCCGAGGACAGCTGGTGGAATTTTGTGGAAGAGTCCCGTCTCGCAGGAGGAGGTACTGCCTTCCTGGAGCCTCCCTAGGGGACATCACTGCTGCCATCGAGGACACGACCAAGGACGCCACTACTAACACCCTTTATGTTATCCACGCAGGCACAAATGACGTCCAGCGGTCCCGATCAGAAGAACTGATGGcgaaatacaaggaaatgatTCCCAAGTATAAGACTAAatcaaataatattataatttcaGGCATTCTCCCGAGGATCAACGCAAAC ATCAAAAAACGCGCGGGCGCGTTTTatgacgactcctacaccagcctcggagtccccatctga